The sequence CATTGCCCGTTGATAAAATTTCTCACTTTCTCAGTCTGTCTGACCAGCAGAGACATGCAAGGCACCTCTTTTTCCATAAAATTACCCCCGATAACCGGAGCTTGGCGCTTCAACGCTATCCATTGACATGACGGCTCTGAAAAAAACCGCCTCCGCAAAATCAGATCCGCTTCAGGCAAGGCGGGCTGTCAGGAATTTCGCGGAGGCTCCAGGATCAAGCCCAGAGGGGCTTATCCTGCGGATTGCATTATTTTGAAGCCATGTCCATAATTTCGTTCGTGTACGCCTCGGACAGATTGGCCTCTTTCTTGATTACACCGAACTTAAAGGCGATGTCTGCGGTTTGCTTGAATGCGGCTTCGTCCGTGTAGCCCAGCTTGGAGATGTCGAAGCCTTCCGGTTGAATCAGCTTGGCGACTTCCTCCATCATTTTCAGCTGATGCTCTTTCGTTGTGCTGCCGGCTTCCGCTTGTTCCATCACAATATCGACTGCCGCCGCCGGATCGGCGATGGCATCCTTCCAGCCTTTAAGCGAAGCGCGGACGAATTTCGCCGCCGTCTCTTTATTGGCTGCCAGCCATTCCTTGTTGGCGAACAGATTGTCTTCCAGCATGGCGACGCCCTCGTCGTTCATGTCGATGACATTCAGATCTTCGGCTTTGACGCCCGACTCAAGCACAACCTGATATTCGTTGTACGTCATCGCGGAAGCCGCGTCCAGCTCACCGCCGAGGAATTGGTCCATGGTAAAGCCTTGTTTCGTAAATTTGATATCCTTGTTCGAATCGAGCTTGTATTTGTCGAACAGCGCCAGCAGCTCGAACTCGTTGCCGCCCATCCAGTTGCCGACCCGTTTGCCTTTTAGATCAGCCGGGCTGTTGATATTCGCCGATTTCTTGGAGACCAGCACAAGA is a genomic window of Paenibacillus durus ATCC 35681 containing:
- a CDS encoding ABC transporter substrate-binding protein gives rise to the protein MSVKNRKFRGVLLLAVMALVLSILAGCGGNNSSSGSEPTASTGSSAAPAASTAPSADLVPVKLQLKWVPQAQFAGYYVALSKGYYKDEGLDVQILPGGPDIVPEQQVAGGSADIGVDWVASLLTSQEQEMPLVQIAQIYQKSGLVLVSKKSANINSPADLKGKRVGNWMGGNEFELLALFDKYKLDSNKDIKFTKQGFTMDQFLGGELDAASAMTYNEYQVVLESGVKAEDLNVIDMNDEGVAMLEDNLFANKEWLAANKETAAKFVRASLKGWKDAIADPAAAVDIVMEQAEAGSTTKEHQLKMMEEVAKLIQPEGFDISKLGYTDEAAFKQTADIAFKFGVIKKEANLSEAYTNEIMDMASK